TATTACGGTAATTTGTGTTACAAGCAGTTTAATTCCAACATTGGTAAAACAGTGGCTTATCGACACCCAAAACATCGGTAATCTGGAAAACAGACGATTGAAAAGTACAATTGACGAATTTAAGAACCATATCCATATAGAACTGTTATACAACATCATCGGATGTGCATCCGAAGAGGTAAAGACAAATCCTGACAAAGCATCGGGTATGATTATATCGTTGAGTGAGTTGCTTCGTTACGAACTGTACGAATGCCAAAGAACACAGGTGATATTTCACTCAGATATCGAATTTACCCGAAACTATTTGTCATTGCTACAGCAAGTGTCCGAGACGTTCGTTTATTCCATATCGGTAACAGGCAATACAAATCTATTTGTGCGCCCTTTTCAGTTCCTCTCATTTATTCAGGAAATACTGAAGCAGCAGCCTGAAAAGTTGGATATTCACTATACGATTGACAGAATAGCAATAGAACTCAGATGTGAGATAAGTAGACGTAATTCGACTAAAACACAAACAATGAAACTGAAGCTAAAAGAATGCTGAATAAATTGAATCATATCGTCCCCGACTTGTTGTTAAAACCTCGGTTCCGGTTTTACAGGCATCTGTCCGTGCAAATAATAATAGCACTTATTACCATAAACAACCTGTCTCAAGATTCGGGCATACCCGTACGCGATCGCTTATGGACCTGGCTGTTAGCCTGGGCGATACTCGATGCCATAGTTTATGTAAATGCTTGTCTGCTTGTTCCCCGGATGTTGCTTGCAGGTAATATGAAACGCTATTTTATATGGATATCTGCCATCCTGCTTCTTATGGCATCATGCAATATATTTTTTTATTTTTATTTCGGCAACCTGACAGCTCTTACCGTAGAACTGATTTTTACCACTATTTACTTTCTTTCAAACATTTGCCTGATAGTGGCAGGTATTACAGCTCTGTGTCTGTTTAAAAACGGTGTGGAAAACAAAAGACGGATTGAGGAATTGCAAAATGCCACCCTCGAAGTGGAACTGGCAAACCTGAAGAATCAGATTAATCCGCATTTCCTATTCAATATGCTTAACAATGCCAATATATTGGCGGGAGAAGATACAGATAAGTCATCTCGTCTTCTCGGTAAACTAAACAGCTTGCTGAAATATCAAATCAGCGACAGTTCCCAAAAAACCGTTTCGCTAAGAGACGATATTGATTTCCTGAATAATTATCTGGAACTTGAAAAAACACGGCGGGGAAGGTTCGATTATGCCGTGGAGATAGAAGGCGATTGTAACATACAAATTCCTCCACTTCTGTTTATCCCTTTTGTGGAGAATGCCGTCAAACATAATCCTGAAAGCGATTCTTTTGTGAACCTCTCATTCTACATTGCAGAGGACAGGCTGCACTTTGAATGTGAAAACCCGAAGCCTCGATTATCCCATCCCAAGAAGACGGGAGGAATTGGTTTGCCGAATGTAAAAAAGCGATTGGACTTATTGTTCGGAGCAGACTACAGCCTAAGCCTATGCGATGAAAAAGAAAAATATATAGTCAGAATGGAGTTTAAAATATGAAATACATAATAGTAGATGACGAACCTATCGCCCGCAGGGGAATAGAAAAATTGGCAGGCCAGATTGGCGCATTGGAGCTTGTTGGCAGTTTCGGAAATGCCGAAGCAGCAGGAATGTTTATGATCGCCAATCAAGTAGATCTGGTATTTCTGGATATTCAGATGCCGGGTATCAGTGGCATGGACCTTGCCAGACAAATGTCGTCGGCAACTCTGATCATTTTTACCACTGCTTATGCAGAGTTTGCGGTGGATAGTTATGAGATAGATGCGGTTGATTACCTGCTTAAACCCATCAGACCCGAGCGCTTCAAAAAAGCGGTGGCGAAAGCATTGTCGTATCACGAAATCCTTCTTTCTGAGAAAGACAAGAATCAGGTGGAACAAGTGGAAAGCAATTTCATTTTCATTAAGTCGGATCGCAGGTATTTCAAAGTAGACTTTAAGGATATTCTTTTTATTGAAGCATTGAAAGACTATGTTATCATTCAGACCGTTAAACAGCGGTTGGTTACACATCTCAATCTGAAGACGATTTATGAAATGCTACCCCAAACGATTTTCCTCAAGCCGAACCGTTCATATATTATCAATAAAGACAACATTGATTCTTTCAGTAATAACGATATTTTTATTGATAAGTATGAGATAGCAATCAGTAATGTCTATCGGGATTCGCTTTTTGAGGTGCTAATGAAATAAAGAAACTAATAAAGATAGAAAATATGGAATATAACATTAGAGAAACAACAATCGCCGATTTGGATGCGATTATGGAGGTTCAAAAACAAGCTTTCGGTTATGACAAAGAAGCCCGGTTGGTGGCTCAGTTGCTAAAAGACGAAACGGCAAAACCTTTTGTTTCGTTACTGGCTTTCGACAAGGAGGAGGCTATCGGACACATACTTTTCACCCGAGCATATTTTAGTGGAAAAGAAGTCTCGCCAATGATGCATATCTTGGCACCCTTGGCTGTGAAACCTGCCTATCAGCGTCAGGGAATAGGGGGACTGCTCATAAAAGAAGGGCTGCATTTATTGCAGGCGATAGGTTCGGAAGTGGTCTTCGTCCTGGGGCATAAGGAGTATTATCCCAAATATGGATTTACCACACATGCAGCTCATCTGGGCTATCTTCCTCCCTACAAAATGCCAGAAGAGAATGGAGTATATTGGATGGTTCAGCCTATCGGTCCAACAGGTTATGAGGTAGGTAAAGGCAACGTGAAATGCTGTGAGGAATTAAACAAACCGGAACATTGGAGAAATGAGGAATCGGACAGATAGAATGATATGTATAAAAATAATGCGTCGGAGGAAGTGAAAAATAACGAACTTGA
The genomic region above belongs to Parabacteroides pacaensis and contains:
- a CDS encoding LytR/AlgR family response regulator transcription factor — its product is MKYIIVDDEPIARRGIEKLAGQIGALELVGSFGNAEAAGMFMIANQVDLVFLDIQMPGISGMDLARQMSSATLIIFTTAYAEFAVDSYEIDAVDYLLKPIRPERFKKAVAKALSYHEILLSEKDKNQVEQVESNFIFIKSDRRYFKVDFKDILFIEALKDYVIIQTVKQRLVTHLNLKTIYEMLPQTIFLKPNRSYIINKDNIDSFSNNDIFIDKYEIAISNVYRDSLFEVLMK
- a CDS encoding sensor histidine kinase, which encodes MLNKLNHIVPDLLLKPRFRFYRHLSVQIIIALITINNLSQDSGIPVRDRLWTWLLAWAILDAIVYVNACLLVPRMLLAGNMKRYFIWISAILLLMASCNIFFYFYFGNLTALTVELIFTTIYFLSNICLIVAGITALCLFKNGVENKRRIEELQNATLEVELANLKNQINPHFLFNMLNNANILAGEDTDKSSRLLGKLNSLLKYQISDSSQKTVSLRDDIDFLNNYLELEKTRRGRFDYAVEIEGDCNIQIPPLLFIPFVENAVKHNPESDSFVNLSFYIAEDRLHFECENPKPRLSHPKKTGGIGLPNVKKRLDLLFGADYSLSLCDEKEKYIVRMEFKI
- a CDS encoding GNAT family N-acetyltransferase; its protein translation is MEYNIRETTIADLDAIMEVQKQAFGYDKEARLVAQLLKDETAKPFVSLLAFDKEEAIGHILFTRAYFSGKEVSPMMHILAPLAVKPAYQRQGIGGLLIKEGLHLLQAIGSEVVFVLGHKEYYPKYGFTTHAAHLGYLPPYKMPEENGVYWMVQPIGPTGYEVGKGNVKCCEELNKPEHWRNEESDR
- a CDS encoding histidine kinase, with the protein product MNRNNKTKYTYKQIWHITFDSNNNTIYDFLTEPRFKLRRSVLFIALLVGCSLGQVFLIFGKCVESFGYTVYIVGTAIMALYILLLYFNVTHLVPHLLLRNKYAEYFTLLLVVTIVVVLCIRLFAKYSTLSSYGIISSFNVMSLLDMLSSLIITVICVTSSLIPTLVKQWLIDTQNIGNLENRRLKSTIDEFKNHIHIELLYNIIGCASEEVKTNPDKASGMIISLSELLRYELYECQRTQVIFHSDIEFTRNYLSLLQQVSETFVYSISVTGNTNLFVRPFQFLSFIQEILKQQPEKLDIHYTIDRIAIELRCEISRRNSTKTQTMKLKLKEC